The DNA sequence GGCCCCAATGTAGCTTGCTGTTGGCCAGCAGAGGCATGTTTGGGCAGAGAGTGAATTTGGGGGTGCGGTGGGCAACCATTTGACGGAGGTCCTGGCATGGTTTTCTCTTTGTCACATCTTGAGTCAATTGCTGTCAAGGGCACTTTTTGTAATTGAGTTGATTGATGGTCGTTCCTATTTTATTTGATTGAATTCACTTCTCAGGAAAGAAActggtcattattttttaaaaagatttatttatttatttactttagagagtggggaggggcagagggagagagggaatctcaagcagacttcccgctgagcctaacacctttggctcaggtcatgagctaaaatcaagaaccaggcacttaaccagctgagccacccaagtgtcccaagaaaCTGGACATTATTAATTCGATGTTTCCCAGAAAAATTTAAGGAGGTGGAttctgcttttggtatcatgtAGTAAAGAATCTAGACTTTACTCCAAGAGGAGGTCTGGCCTTTGTCCTCAGCTTTCTGATCAGAGTGTCCTTGCTTTGTCTCACAGCCCACCACAGACAGCCACGACATGCTAGAGGTTGGGGGATTTGAGCCATGTGCTGTCAGCTGAACTCCTGAAAGGCTAGAACCTGAGTCTGCCCGCTGGATGGGGCCCCGATACATGCTCTGGACACCGAGGCTGGGGTGAGCTTCCTTGGTTGGCAATACTCACTGCATATCGTTCACATCAATACCAAGAGAGTGACAATGTCATGTGTTCATGGGGAGAGGATAAGAGCTCAGCATTTCATACTTGATCTTGAGTTAAGTATTGAGCTGCCCCAGGTACTTCTTCCTTTACCTGATTCCAGGCTGTATCCTTCAGCTGCGTTACAGTCTAACCGAAACATAACAGCTTTCAATGAGTTCTGTGAATTCTTCTAGCAGCTTATGTCGGAAGTGAGCGTAGTCGCTTCTGCAGACTGCTTGCTCCAACTTCTCAGTTGGCTAAACTCTTGCAGATATAAAGGCTGTCCTGCAAGACAGCACAGCTACTAGCTCAGCTTTACTGCCTGAGGGCTGTCCATCCTGGCCTATCCTACTAAAGTACAGGCTAGGATATTTCTCCCAACATTTTGGTCAGGAgaaatcacattaaaatgaagattaaGGGCAGTTGggagaaaacagacacacacacacaaggatgtCCATTGAGCTTTTGGCTTTTGGCTCAGAGGAGGAGGTGAAGATGCAACTATGTCTGGCCATCCAGTTTCTGGGTTCTTCTGACACCAGCCACCTCCACCACGACACCTCAGTTCAACCCCAACAAGATCAAAGTCGTATATCTGAGCTGCCCCCGTGGGAAAGCTGGTGCCGTGTCTGTCTTGGCTCCCAAGATGGGTCCCCTGAGTCTGTCTCCCAAGAAGGTTGGTGATGACATCACCAAGGCAACTGGTGATTGGAAGGGTCTGAGGATGACACCAAAACTGACCGTTCAGAACAGACAGGCCCAGATGGAAATGgtaccttctccctctgccctgatgAGGAGAGCTCTCCAGGAATtgccaagagacagaaagaaaaacattaagcaCAGTGGAAATATCACTTTGGATGAGATTGTCAACATTGCCCCACAGACGCAATACTGATCTTTAGCCAGAAGACTCTGGAACCATTAAAAAGATCCTGGGGACTGCTCGATCTGTGGGCTGCCAGGTTGTTGGCCAATAACATCAACACTGGTGCAACAGAATCCCCCACTAGTTaagaaaccccccccccaaaaaatatatcCATTGGAGTATTTGTCATAAGAATGAATAGAGAACCAATTCTATAAATTATGATATTCCAGAGaggatgctatttttaaaattagacacATAGGTACTCATGTGAAAAGAtctccaaaatattttgttaaattataagAGCAAGGTGCAAAgaatttgctccttttttttaaaccttagttAATGATTAACCCTGAGGCAAAAGGGTAAATGCTTTAATGAAGAAGTAAGTAAAGAAGTTAAAAGAGTTTTTGGGGGGTGAGGCTGTTGTGTCTCTACTTGAGCATGAAGACTTGTTTCTTTGGGGACCTGGAGGAGGAAAAGCCAGTGCAGAGTGTGTTAAGGAGGGCAATGGTGGTTCATTCCTTCTGGGGACCCCCTGGGGAAATGTGTAAAGCACCTTGAGAATTGTCAGCCCAGGAGACAGAAGAGGGGAGCATGCATCCGCAGCATGTCCCCCAAGACTCCCCCTTGGCTGAGGTTTGCCGCAGGGGTGCTGACTGCCCGACGCGTCCAGGCTTGCACCCACAGAATAAGCTGGGCAGCTTCCTCCAGCATCTTTCAAGAGGGAAGAGCCCTTGAGTTCAGCCCAGGCAGTGCTGACAGGTTCGGTCTGCGCAGGCCTGATTGTTGCAGAAAGATCCAGGGCAGCTGTGGGCTGATTTGGATATTAATCCCAATGCTGGACTTCCCAGAAGACGTAGAGTTTCTGGATTCTCAGGTGCAGTTATGACCTGAGGGCGACCCGACCTCAGGACTGAGATGACTGGACCGATTGGAGGCCACCGCTGGGCTGAGTCCCCTGCTTTTAGTGTTGCTCCGCACGGTGTTGGCAGCATCTCCCTGCATCCACTGGTGGTGAATGTTCTCTCCCCACCACCGTTGCTGATcatgctcctctctctcctctctctcaggcTCTCCCTAGGGAAGCCCAGGCCTAGGGGGGGAGACTCATGCTCCACTTGCTGAGACCTACCACCCTCCCCAAGCCCAGATCACCGTCCACACACCCCAGAGACCCTGACCACACGACCACCACGTGGCACTTTCTTGCCTCTGTACTTCTTTTTAGCGCCTCGCCACTGAGTCTGTGTTTAAGTATCCATGGTCATGAGTTTAGGTGACACTTGGAGGGTTTGTTTCATCTTGTTTCCTCAGCTGGAGTTAGTTCCTTGAAGACAAGAGCCATCAATTGTATTTCTTCGTACCTCTCAATACCTGGTAAAGGAATTATAGgtaacagatgctcaataaatgtgtggCCGACTGTTGAGGCAGGCCCTGTTCTGCAAAAGCCCCAAGAACAGCTAATTtcaaagcaaatgaatgaaagcaaCAGTACACCCAGGGTTCATGTGTAACAAAGGGACTCAATCTGCTTGTCCTCGTTAAGGCAGTGAATAGATGATGAGCCAGCTTGGGTAAGCAAATTCTGCTATTGACCTAAAGTTCATTTTCACAGGGACATTTCTGGTAAAGCCCTGAGCTTAGGACTGCCAAGATGTGAATGCACATTAGCCAGTGGAGAACATAACAATAAAAGTGAAACGGGAAAAATGTGCCTTAGAACAAAGAACTCAATGTGCTTGCTTCAGGAAGCAAAACTCAAGCCACTACTTAGAGACTAATCAGTACTTCTCCCTATCCCAACCTCACGTTAGGTTAGCCTCTGGGGTAGGGAGCTGCAACAAGCCGGTATTTGCAGTTGTCCCATCCCCGATcaccctttttgtttgtttgtttgttttataaattaatttttattggtgttcaatttaccgatatacagaaaaacacccagtcaCCCTTTTGAATGCAGATGGCCTTGTGACGTGCTTTGGCCTAGGAAATGTTCACGGAAGGGAAGCCTGTCCCTCCCGGACGGCAGCATTTAGGAACTTGTGGCCAGTTCTGCAGGCTGCCTTCCCTTGCTGCAGCAACCTGGGAGCAGGTATTGAGATAGAGATGCAACAAAATTGAGGAAGATGGAGCACATTCACTCAAACTAGAGAGCACCGGCCACGTGCAGAGCGCGGTGAGACCCTGGGACTATGCGAGCACACAAGGCTAAGTCTCTGCCTGCATGAACTTTCTTGTCTACGGGGCAgacatctatttttaacttgcccaaatcagtctttttttttttttttccaggttcaTAATTTATTGTACAAATTGAGTATCACATGATGAGTTGACATTAGCTTCTCCAAGCATGGGAACTTAACAGATGAGGTCCAAGTTAAAGTCCATTTATGTTGCTTTCATAGCTGGTGTTTTTTTAGACCTTAATTTGAAGTATAAAATCATCAAGGCAATGCCTCCATATGCCAATACACAATTCATTCTACCTGTGAGAATATaagagttgaaatattttttgatgtcAGTGAAATGGAATTGGGCATCAGTTTCTGGACCTGCCATGACTTCAATCTTGCAAAAGGTAGCAATTCCACCCCAGATCAGTCGTTTAATTCTGGCTGTGACTCATTACGAAGGGAGATGGAACATGTCAAGAGAGCACATGACATGAGCAGCCTGAGGTCTGAGCTTTGATGGCAGGATTGATTTAAGAACAAGTAGGAGGTATCAGTTAAAGAATGTTCCAGACTGGGGGTCTGAGGCAGAGAGGGGCATAGGGAATCTGACTAAGGAAAGGCCAGCACAGCTGGACAAGAAAAAGTGAGGGAGCGGTCCATCAGGCCTGTGAGACACACTGGATGGGCCATATGGGCTTTGTTGAAGATCTCAATAACTTCTTCTAAATTTATCTGGGTATTCTTGAAACACACGATCACGCGGTACCCTCTGTAATCCTTGTGAAGTGGCGCTGCGTCCCTCCTTGTTGGGAGTCTCAGAACCAAGTTGGGAGACTGAGCGTGTCCTCTTGTCCTGAGTTCCCCGAGGGGTGTCTCCCGCTGCTTCGGAGGTTGCCatcacctcctcccctctggggTATCCAGCCCCATGGCTGGGCAGGGACCAGCATCAGCTCTGGCTAGACTGGTAGAAAGGCATTAGGTACAGGTATTAAGCTGCTTA is a window from the Vulpes lagopus strain Blue_001 chromosome 17, ASM1834538v1, whole genome shotgun sequence genome containing:
- the LOC121477584 gene encoding ATP synthase membrane subunit K, mitochondrial-like; amino-acid sequence: MAGPETDAQFHFTDIKKYFNSYILTGRMNCVLAYGGIALMILYFKLRSKKTPAMKAT